The following coding sequences lie in one Miscanthus floridulus cultivar M001 chromosome 9, ASM1932011v1, whole genome shotgun sequence genomic window:
- the LOC136482689 gene encoding ankyrin repeat-containing protein At5g02620-like produces MPLLSTTTNCETELSETESPSPQSSGMASRSSSSRRTAASNGPLQKDGVQDELAAVRRPSLLMAASSGDWEQLLEEVLGKEEGAAVASLLARDIVIDIAGGGEQGHSDGSQVLTERAGSALHVVAAAGDSERYLQSARVICRRARRLLAAPDGDGDTPLHCATRARNKGMVARLIELAAEGDEEHGGGGREKVRDLLRMQNARGETALHEAVRFGDRDMVQLLVNKDKELARVVAKDGTSPLYLACSLSHHTIAAKLHDADDELSYSGPNRQNALHAAALQDTEMTRLLLQWNRALLKQRDIEGRTPMHCAASALDPSLAFTFFVFTARQFEGFSLGSVLLRLPFRWLTAYYNSLDLPLAQLLRADPASAFQPDAAGGSFPVHVAASAGSMASIIVLLTRYPGCAGLRDAGGRTFLHVAVERKRLDVVVFMSRYGGSWRSAVLNAQDKDGNTALHLAVMAGELKIFRWLIRNPEAHINLQNKDGKTPLDLAQGKVQAGFYFGLTAPRRILGMLTSASALTADRRRDRISEYDQRLTQEQEKEESKKITEFAQIVGIGSVLVATVTFAAVFTMPGGFTTLEDAAAPPGTAAPPPAGTPVLAGSYAFDGFVISNTLAFICSTLATFTLVYCGVAAVDIQRRITLVSLALVLLLSAARSFCLAFAFSLYLLLVRVERGTTIASVAMTSLVMLDGFWFLVASYHDTEAILRRRRVRLQAARLVLGFLANVGYLCVPYLVIFGYLMLDEMVISPRVHDTKYRY; encoded by the exons ATGCCGCTGCTGTCCACGACGACGAACTGCGAGACCGAACTGAGTGAGACAGAGTCACCATCACCACAGAGCAGCGGGATGGCGTCAAGAAGCAGCAGCTCGAGGCGGACTGCAGCTTCCAACGGCCCCCTCCAGAAGGACGGCGTGCAAGACGAGCTCGCCGCGGTCAGGCGTCCCAGCCTGCTCATGGCCGCTAGCTCTGGCGACTGGGAGCAGCTGCTGGAGGAGGTTCTGGGAAAGGAGGAAGGCGCGGCGGTGGCGTCGCTGCTGGCCCGTGACATCGTCATCGacatcgccggcggcggcgagcaggGCCACAGCGACGGCTCGCAGGTCCTGACGGAGCGGGCGGGCTCTGCGCTCCACGTGGTGGCGGCCGCCGGGGACAGCGAGCGCTACCTGCAGAGCGCGCGGGTGATCTGCCGCAGGGCCCGGCGCCTGCTGGCGGCgcccgacggcgacggcgacacgCCGCTGCACTGCGCCACCCGGGCCCGGAACAAGGGGATGGTCGCCCGCCTCATCGAGCTCGCCGCCGAGGGCGACGAGgaacacggcggcggcggccgtgagAAGGTGAGGGATTTGCTGAGGATGCAGAACGCGCGCGGGGAGACGGCCTTGCACGAGGCTGTCCGCTTCGGCGACAGGGACATGGTCCAGCTGCTGGTGAACAAGGACAAGGAGCTCGCCCGTGTGGTCGCCAAAGATGGCACCTCGCCGCTGTACCTCGCCTGCTCGCTCAGCCACCACACGATTGCTGCAAAGCTGCACGATGCCGACGACGAGCTGTCCTACTCCGGCCCcaatagacaaaatgccttgCATGCTGCTGCTCTCCAAGATACAG AAATGACAAGGTTGCTGCTGCAGTGGAACAGGGCGCTGCTCAAGCAACGAGACATCGAAGGGAGAACACCAATGCACTGCGCCGCATCGGCGCTGGACCCTTCCCTGGCGTTCACATTCTTCGTCTTCACCGCGCGCCAGTTCGAGGGCTTCTCCTTGGGCTCCGTCTTGCTACGACTGCCCTTCCGGTGGCTGACCGCATACTACAACAGCCTGGACCTTCCCCTCGCCCAGCTGCTCAGGGCCGACCCGGCCTCGGCGTTCCAGCCGGACGCCGCCGGCGGGTCGTTCCCGGTGCACGTCGCCGCGTCGGCGGGCAGCATGGCGTCCATCATTGTCCTGCTCACCAGGTACCCCGGCTGCGCCGGGCTGCGCGACGCCGGCGGCCGGACCTTCCTCCACGTCGCCGTGGAGAGGAAGAGGCTCGACGTCGTGGTGTTCATGTCCAGGTACGGGGGGTCCTGGAGGTCGGCGGTGCTGAACGCGCAGGACAAGGACGGCAACACCGCCCTGCACCTGGCTGTCATGGCTGGGGAGCTGAAAATATTCAGATGGCTCATCAGGAACCCCGAGGCTCACATAAACTTGCAGAACAAGGACGGCAAGACTCCCCTGGATCTTGCCCAGGGCAAAGTTCAAGCTGGATTTTACTTCGGACTG ACTGCACCTCGTAGGATCCTTGGCATGCTAACCTCCGCAAGTGCTCTGACCGCCGACCGTCGCCGCGATCGGATCAGCGAGTACGATCAGCGTCTCACCCAGGAACAGGAGAAGGAAGAGTCGAAGAAGATAACGGAGTTCGCGCAGATCGTGGGCATCGGCTCCGTGCTCGTGGCGACCGTGACGTTCGCGGCGGTCTTCACCATGCCCGGGGGCTTCACGACCCTCGAGGACGCTGCAGCGCCGCCGGGcaccgccgcgccaccgccggctGGGACGCCGGTGCTCGCCGGGTCCTACGCCTTCGACGGGTTCGTCATCTCCAACACGCTGGCGTTCATCTGCTCCACGCTCGCCACCTTCACCCTCGTCTACTGCGGGGTCGCCGCCGTCGACATACAGCGGCGGATCACGCTGGTGTCCCTGGCCCTGGTGCTGCTGCTCAGCGCCGCTCGGAGCTTCTGCCTGGCCTTCGCCTTCTCTCTGTACCTGCTGCTCGTCAGGGTGGAGCGCGGCACCACCATCGCGTCAGTCGCCATGACGTCGCTCGTGATGCTCGACGGCTTCTGGTTCCTGGTGGCGAGCTACCACGACACCGAGGCCATCCTCAGAAGACGAAGAGTTAGACTGCAGGCGGCGAGATTAGTGTTGGGTTTCCTCGCCAACGTCGGCTATCTCTGCGTGCCCTACCTCGTCATCTTCGGGTATTTGATGCTTGATGAGATGGTAATCTCACCACGTGTACACGATACAAAATATAGGTATTAG